The Macaca thibetana thibetana isolate TM-01 chromosome 9, ASM2454274v1, whole genome shotgun sequence region TCTCCACTGAACCTAGGCTTGGGGCAGGATCGGAgtagggagggagaaggggagcgGGACCTGATTGACCTTGTCCTTGGGAGTCTCAGGAATGTGAAGGAACAACCCCCTTCGAAACTGTTTTGTACCAACTAGTGTCCCAGatacttagaaatattttcttcttcctcctcgcCTTGTTTCCTGGGAGTTTACAGGAAACCCGAATTTAAAAGGTGAACAAAAGCGAAAACCTAATCAGGTAGGTGGGAGAAAGATAATACGGATAATGCACTGGAGGCTTGCTAAGGTTGACCAAGCAAGTTAACTCTGAACTTCACAGCATCAAATGCAAAACGGGGGTGAGTTGGCAGGTGAGTGGAGGAAGGGGACCCACAGttgtgtatttttggttttttgtgagGAAGATTGCATGACCACAGGAAGAGAAAAGTGTTGACCACCACTCAATAGAAAATTCTCCTGTGTTAGTAGGAGACACTTGAAACGTGGTTGAAAATGTACTAGGAAACGTTTCTAagtgctttgctttgcttttcctttaaactttttGGCCTTCTCTGTCCATTCGACCTTGgttattaaaatttattctctGATATTTCATCCTATAGCTTCTTGTATAGATATGAACATAGGAAACTCAATCATTTGTCTGTATCCCTAcagaagactttttctttttttggagatggagtctcgctctgttgcccaggctggagtgcagtggcacgaccttggctcactacaacctccacctcctgggttcaactgattctcccgcctcagcctcccaagtagctgcgactagaggtgcctgccaccatgcctggcaaatttttatatttgtagtagagatggggtttcaccatgttggccaggctggtttcaaattcctgaactcaagtgatccacctgccttggcctcccaaagtgctgggattccaggcttgagccaccatgccctgccaacaGTAGACAATCAAAATTGTCAGAGGTGCTTGAACTaaagcgactccatcttgaatagagactgggtaaaatgaggctgacaCCTACTGAGCTGCATTCctagaaataaagtctttctaagaaataaagactttctaagtcacaggatgagataggaggttggcacaaagtacaggtcacaaagaccttacTGATAAAAGGATGCGGTAAAGAAGGTGGCCAAAACCCACCCAAACCATGACGGAGagaaaagtgacctctggtcgtcctcactgctcattatacgcCAATTacaatgcattagcatgctaaaagacactctcaccagtgccatgacagtttacagatgccatggcaatgtctACCTTATatagtctaaaaaggggaggaactcTCAGTTCTGGGAATAGCCCACGCCTTTCTGGGAAAACTCATTAATTatccactccttgtttagcatacaatcaaaaaacaaccataaaaatagccaaccagcaggCCTCGGGGCTGCTTTGCCTATGgggtagccattcttttatttctttacttctttaataaacttgcttttcactttactctgggtttgccttgaattctttcttgagagagatccaagaaccctctcttggggtctagtTCGGGATCCCTTTCCAGAAACAGAATTGCAGTACTCCACATGGTAAGCATTTAACAAACGCCTGTTGAGTGAATGGTTGAAAAATTAGTAACTCAATGTACCATCAATAAACAATTAGAGAcagtcttgaaaatattttaagtggggtgtggtggttcatgcctgtcatcccagcactttgggagacctgaTGTGGGAGGAGCACTTAAGGCCAgtagttccaggctgcagtgagctataatcacatcAGTGAACtccagagtaagaccctgtcaacaaaaaagaaaagaaagagaaagtatttTAGTTATGGTGGTAAAAGAATTGactctgaaagaaaggaaagaaagaaagagaaaaagaagaaagggagggaagggaggatggaaggagggagggagggaggaaggaaggaaggaaggaaggaaggaaggaaggaaggaaggaaggaaggattttaATTATGGTGGTAAAATAATTGACTATTCTTCCGCCTCCACACAACCTGCGACCAGCAGCTGGTGCCCAGCATGCACATTTATCACTACCAGCACCAGAAGTAACAGATGCTATGGCTGGAACTGCAGAAagagcctcctgaggagctggagtCTGCAGATGAGAATGAAAGCAGTGACTTTATGGTGTACAAGTGTCCAGGCCGGGCCCCGAACAGGGAGATTGTGGTGTGCAACCCTCTCTTTGACCACTTCTCGCTGTTGGTGCCTCTGCTGGGCCCACACTCGCTGGGCCCACACTCTCTGCCCCACTGAAGTGATGACCCCCAAGGCTGCAAGACACCCACCTTCTCCATGAGTGGGGGAGAGGCAGGGCCCACGCTTCTCATTACAAAAATAAGTTCTGACACTCTGAGTACTTGTGGCTGGGCTGGGGAGGCATTGGGCCCGGGGATCTCTTGCCAGGGAGACACCCCCCTGTAACTTTGTGCTAGGGAATCTTCTGTGCCCCTTGTGTCTCTTCTTTCCAGTCTGGACCTTCAAACTGGAGGGGGTGAGGACCGTAAAGCCCAGGCATCAATGGGGAATTCTGGAGACAAAAGCTAATTAAAGTTCATTTCCTGTGGAGAGAAAAATTCTAGACATAAACCTAATGTaaagaaacacataaaattttattggagGACAAAAGAAAAGTCAAGTCGAATAAGCACACATATCATGTTTTTGGATGGTAAGAATAAACATTGTgaaagtcaatttttttcttttcttttttttttttttggtgagccaaagatttatttattcatttcttgcaTTTGAAGTACTCTTTGATAACATCCTTGGCCTGAGACTCCTTTCCATAGTCCTTAACTACTACACAACTGCAACCAACCACTTTACAGGGTTTCCCCTCTCTGTCAATTTTACAGAGGCCTCCCCATTCTCCTAGTTTCTTGTTGTCATCAACCTTAATTAGGTTGATTTGGTGTTCAGCACAAAGGGCCTCCACCAACTTGACATACATAGGCTCGTCACAGTTGGATGCAAGCACATAAAGATGGGCTTGGCGCTTGTCTAAGGCTTTGGCAGCTTCGCGAATTCCACGTGCTAGGCCATCATGGATGAGGGCAGTCTTCAGCACCTCTTGTAAAGCAGTATTAACGTCCATTACACCTCCAGCAGCAATGCCCTCCTCGGCCATGGCGGTGGGTTAAGGGTGAAGCGGAATCTTGAACGCACCCAA contains the following coding sequences:
- the LOC126962885 gene encoding 40S ribosomal protein S12-like; this translates as MAEEGIAAGGVMDVNTALQEVLKTALIHDGLARGIREAAKALDKRQAHLYVLASNCDEPMYVKLVEALCAEHQINLIKVDDNKKLGEWGGLCKIDREGKPCKVVGCSCVVVKDYGKESQAKDVIKEYFKCKK